The DNA segment CGGCGACGCCACGGGGAGCGCCGTCGGGGGCGGCCGGGGGGTCGTACCGGTAGACGTGCGTGGTGCCGGAGGACGTCTCCACATCCCCCTCCCAGGACGCGGGCGCGCCCAGCGCGTAGAGCGCGTCGCAGGCGGCGAAGTAGCGCTCGCGCCAGGCGTCGCTGACGTAGCGGCCGACGTCGGCCGGGGGACGGGGGGTGCTTGCGGGCTTGGACACGGCCACCTCCGGGGCAGTCGATTTTCGTGATACGAACGTACCATATTGATGGTACGGCTGTACCATCAAGACGACCGGAGTGCGGAAGCTGAGGAGGGGCCGACGATGCCCAGGCGCGTGGACCACGGCGAGCGGCGGGCCGAGATCGCGGAGGCGCTGGTGCGGGCCGCGGGGCGGCTCGGGCTGCACGCGGTGGGGATGCGCGACGTGGCCGCGGAGGCGGGTGTGTCACTGCGGCTGGTGCAGTACTACTTCGAATCCAAGGAGAAGCTGCTGCTCTTCGGGCTGCGGCATCTGGCGGCCAGGTTCGGGGAGCGGGTGACCGCGCGGATCGCCGCGGCGGGGTCCGACCCCGGGCCCCGGTCGGTGATCGAGGCGCTGCTGGCGGCCGCGCTGCCGGTGGACGCGGAGAGCCGTACGTTCCACCACCTGTACACCTCGTACGCCGTCCTCTCGGTGACGGACGAGGCGCTCGCCGCGCAGCCCTTCATCAAGGACCCCGACGCGGCGGAGGCGACGGTCGCCGCGCTGCTCCGACGCGCCGCCGACGCGGGCGAGTTGCTCCCGGGCACGGACCCCGGCCCGGCCGCGGCCGGTCTGCTGGCCCTGTCCGCCGGCCTCGGCACGAGCGTCCTGGTCGGCCAGCGCACCGCGGAATCGGCCACGGAGGTACTGGCCTACCATCTGGACCGCGTCTTCCGGCCGGCCGACGGGACCGGCTGACCGGCAAGTCCCACTGAAGTTCCTGGAGTTCAGGCCCCGAAGAACAGCGCGAGCCCGGCGGCCAGCGCGAAGATCAGCACCGCGGCGAGGGCGACGGCCACCGGCTCGGCGCCGCCGCCGGGCCTGGACGCGGCACAGATCCCGGAGACCTTTCCGGCACCCCAGGTCATCCAGAGGGGCGCCGACAGGAACACGCCGAAGAAGAGCACCACCACGAGGTCGTCCATGCCCAAGCCCCTTTGACCGCACCGGCGAACCGCGACCCGGCCAGCGTACGGCTACCCCCTGAGCGCGCCCTCCAGGGTCAGCAGGCGGATCTTGCGGTCGAGGCCGCCCGCGTAGCCGGTCAGGGAGCCGTCGGCGCCGATGACACGGTGACAAGGGCGCACGATCAGCAGGGGGTTGGCGCCGAGGGCGCCGCCGACCGCGCGGACGGCGGCGCGCGGGGCGCCGATGCGGGCCGCCAGTTCGCCGTAGGTGAGCGTGCTGCCGTACGGCACCTCGCCGAGGGCGTCCCAGACCCGCCGGCGGAACTCGGTGCCGGGAGACCGCAACGGGAGCCGGAACGCGCGGAGTTCACCGGCGAAGTAGGCGTCGAGCTGCTCGCGCGCCTCGGCGAACGGCTCCGGGTCCTCCCGCAGCCCCGCCGGGACGTCCCGCGCGCAGTGCAGCGAGGTGAGCGTGCCGTCCGGGTCGGCGGTGAGCAGCAGCCGGCCGAGGGGGGTGTCGAGATGGGTGAAGCTTCCGGCGGTCATCGGATCAACTCTCCTGCCACGTCCAGGTGTTGTACGGCATACGTCCGCCAGGGACGCCAGGCGTCGGGCGCCCGCACGCCGGGCGGGGTCACATCGGGGTCGCCGAGCGCGCGGACCCGGATCAGCGCGGCGGTGGCCGGGTCCATCCCCGGCATCGCGAGCAACTCCCGCTGGGCGTCGGCCCGGTCGGCGCCGGGATCGAGGCGGAGGGTGCCGTCGGCGAGGGCGGCGGCGAGCGCGGCGAGCGGTGCGGGCACTGCCTCCGCCCGGGCGAGCGCCGCCGCCTCCGGGAAGAGGTGGGTGAGGGCGCCGTCCGGGGCGTCGAGACGCTTGCCGTACGCCTCGACCAGGCGTCCGCACCCGGCCGGGCCCAGCAGCGCGCGGGCCGCCGCCTCCAGGGGGTCGACGGCGCCGGGGACGCGCAGCCCGGGGCGGGCCGCGACCAGGGGGGCGAGCCGGGGATCGGCGCTCAGGCGCTCGTCGACGGCGTACGGGTCGGCGTCCAGGTCGAACAGCCGGCGCAGCCGCTGCACGGCGGTGGTGAGGTCGCGCGGGTCGGTGAGGCGCAGCCCCGCGTCCAGCCAGCCGCCCGGACGGGTGCCGGTGCCCGGGCGCGGCGCCCGGGTGCGTTCGGCGACGGCGGCGATCCCGGTGCCGTACGGCAGCCGCAGGGTGCGCCGGTAGGTGCGCGCGCCGGGCCGCCCGGTGACCTCCTCGACCCCCGGCACGGCCTCCCGCGCGAGCTGGTCGAGGACGGCGGCCGCCTGGTAGGGGCCCCGGTGGGCGAGCCGCAGCGGGATGCCGGTGCCGTCGGCGGCGGCCGGGCGGGCACCACCGCGCGGGGCGGCGGTGCGCACCTCGGTCGGGGTGGCCGCGTACACCTCGCGGACGGTGTCGTTGAACTGCCGCACACTGGCGAACCCGGCCGCGAACGCGATCTCGGTGACCGGCAGCCCGGTGGTCTGGAGCAGGACCCGCGCGGTGTGCGCCCGCTGCGCGCGGGCCAGGGCCACCGGTCCCGCGCCCAGCTCGGTGGTGAGCTGCCGCTGCACCTGCCGGGCGCTGTAGCCGAGCCGGGTGGCGAGCCCGGCGACGCCCTCGCGGTCCACCACGCCGTCGGCGATCAGCCGCATGGCCCGGCCGACGACGTCCGCGCGCGCGTTCCACTCCGCCGAGCCGGGCACCGCGTCCGGGCGGCAGCGCCGGCAGGCCCGGAACCCGGAGCGCTGGGCGGCGGCGGCCGTCGGATAGAACCGCACATTGCGCCGTTTGGGGGTCACCGCGGGGCAGCTAGGCCGGCAGTAGATCCCAGTCGTCTCGACGGCGAAGAAGAACGCCCCGTCGAATCGTCCGTCCCGGCTGCGCACCGCCTCGTACCTGCTGTCCTCGTCCATCACACGGTCCAGTGTGGCCCGCCGCGCGGACACCGGCTGGCGGAAAACGGACATGGAGTCGGGTCCGGTAGGATGGCCGGGTTCGTGTCCGATCAGGAGTGGGAAAGCGGGAGGTGAGGTCGATGACCGCGCTCATGGCCACCGTGTGCGGTGTCCGGGTCTCCCTCATGCCCCGGGCCGTGGCCTGACCCTCCTGTCGCCGCCCCGCCGAGAGCGTGAGCTCGCGGGGCCACCACACGAACATCTCCCTGAACGGACATCCGACGTCATGGGCAACATCTGGATCTCGCGCGCC comes from the Streptomyces sp. SUK 48 genome and includes:
- a CDS encoding TetR family transcriptional regulator C-terminal domain-containing protein, yielding MPRRVDHGERRAEIAEALVRAAGRLGLHAVGMRDVAAEAGVSLRLVQYYFESKEKLLLFGLRHLAARFGERVTARIAAAGSDPGPRSVIEALLAAALPVDAESRTFHHLYTSYAVLSVTDEALAAQPFIKDPDAAEATVAALLRRAADAGELLPGTDPGPAAAGLLALSAGLGTSVLVGQRTAESATEVLAYHLDRVFRPADGTG
- a CDS encoding methylated-DNA--[protein]-cysteine S-methyltransferase is translated as MTAGSFTHLDTPLGRLLLTADPDGTLTSLHCARDVPAGLREDPEPFAEAREQLDAYFAGELRAFRLPLRSPGTEFRRRVWDALGEVPYGSTLTYGELAARIGAPRAAVRAVGGALGANPLLIVRPCHRVIGADGSLTGYAGGLDRKIRLLTLEGALRG
- a CDS encoding AlkA N-terminal domain-containing protein; its protein translation is MDEDSRYEAVRSRDGRFDGAFFFAVETTGIYCRPSCPAVTPKRRNVRFYPTAAAAQRSGFRACRRCRPDAVPGSAEWNARADVVGRAMRLIADGVVDREGVAGLATRLGYSARQVQRQLTTELGAGPVALARAQRAHTARVLLQTTGLPVTEIAFAAGFASVRQFNDTVREVYAATPTEVRTAAPRGGARPAAADGTGIPLRLAHRGPYQAAAVLDQLAREAVPGVEEVTGRPGARTYRRTLRLPYGTGIAAVAERTRAPRPGTGTRPGGWLDAGLRLTDPRDLTTAVQRLRRLFDLDADPYAVDERLSADPRLAPLVAARPGLRVPGAVDPLEAAARALLGPAGCGRLVEAYGKRLDAPDGALTHLFPEAAALARAEAVPAPLAALAAALADGTLRLDPGADRADAQRELLAMPGMDPATAALIRVRALGDPDVTPPGVRAPDAWRPWRTYAVQHLDVAGELIR